The following are from one region of the Natronosporangium hydrolyticum genome:
- the hpf gene encoding ribosome hibernation-promoting factor, HPF/YfiA family, with translation MDIVVKGRNVEVPEHYREHVAEKIDKVARLDRKIISIDVELLHEKNPRQQGHCQRVEITCRSRGPVVRAEAAARDFYSALDEAVNKLYTRLRRAADRRRVHRGPGRTPTSVAEATANLPTDLTKAFEPAPSVEVAGLSESAASAVEAAVAAAEADDQPWHIVREKEHSAVPMTIDDALFQMELLGHDFYLFLDKESGRASVVYRRHAYDYGVMSLAEPTE, from the coding sequence GTGGATATCGTCGTCAAAGGCCGCAACGTCGAGGTGCCGGAGCACTACCGCGAGCATGTCGCGGAGAAGATCGACAAGGTGGCCCGGCTCGATCGCAAAATCATCAGCATCGATGTTGAGCTGCTGCACGAGAAGAACCCCCGGCAGCAGGGCCACTGCCAGCGAGTCGAGATCACCTGCCGGTCACGTGGCCCGGTGGTGCGGGCTGAGGCCGCGGCGCGGGATTTCTACTCCGCGCTCGACGAAGCCGTCAACAAGCTCTATACCCGGCTCCGGCGGGCAGCTGACCGACGCCGGGTTCACCGGGGGCCGGGGCGTACCCCGACCTCGGTGGCCGAAGCGACCGCCAATCTCCCCACCGACCTGACGAAGGCGTTCGAGCCGGCGCCGTCGGTCGAGGTCGCCGGTCTCTCGGAGTCGGCCGCCTCCGCGGTCGAGGCCGCAGTCGCCGCGGCGGAGGCCGATGACCAGCCGTGGCACATCGTCCGGGAGAAGGAGCACTCCGCCGTCCCGATGACGATCGACGACGCCCTGTTCCAGATGGAGCTGCTGGGGCACGACTTCTATCTGTTCCTGGATAAGGAGTCCGGCCGGGCCAGCGTGGTCTACCGCCGGCATGCTTATGACTATGGCGTGATGAGTCTCGCTGAACCGACGGAGTAA
- a CDS encoding ComF family protein — protein MFAAAVELLLPGGCAGCGQARSGLRYGVCAECVAMVAGAVPGPTRPEPAPSGFPPCWALADYDGVLGELLVAYKDRGRHRLARPLGRLLAAVVAAAASAWESASAAVSASAPAAGGVVLVPIPDTPAAARARHGDHLYRLARVAGRELRRAGVPAVVARPLRALPRPDSAGLDHRQRAATAQATLRLRRWSAAGLQRHLTRTRAAVVLLDDVVTTGATLAAATARLAAADTPVSVAAVLAATQRRYPLPGGVSSNGRRGW, from the coding sequence ATGTTCGCCGCCGCGGTGGAGCTGTTGCTGCCGGGCGGTTGTGCGGGGTGCGGGCAGGCCCGGTCGGGGCTGCGGTACGGGGTCTGCGCGGAGTGCGTCGCGATGGTGGCTGGGGCGGTCCCCGGCCCCACCCGGCCGGAGCCGGCGCCGAGCGGGTTCCCGCCGTGCTGGGCGCTCGCTGACTACGACGGGGTGCTCGGCGAGCTGCTCGTGGCGTACAAGGATCGGGGGCGGCACCGGCTGGCGCGGCCGTTGGGCCGGCTGCTCGCCGCTGTGGTCGCGGCGGCGGCCTCGGCCTGGGAGTCGGCTTCGGCGGCGGTCTCAGCCTCGGCTCCGGCGGCGGGCGGGGTGGTGCTGGTGCCGATCCCGGATACGCCGGCTGCGGCGCGGGCCCGGCACGGCGACCACCTGTATCGGCTGGCCCGTGTGGCGGGGCGGGAATTACGCCGGGCCGGGGTGCCGGCGGTGGTGGCAAGGCCGCTGCGGGCGCTGCCCCGGCCCGATTCGGCGGGCCTGGACCATCGGCAGCGGGCCGCGACGGCGCAGGCCACGCTGCGGCTGCGGCGCTGGTCGGCGGCGGGGCTCCAGCGCCACCTGACTCGTACCCGGGCGGCGGTGGTGCTGCTCGATGATGTGGTCACCACCGGCGCCACCTTGGCTGCCGCGACCGCCAGGCTGGCGGCGGCGGATACCCCGGTGTCGGTGGCGGCGGTGCTCGCCGCCACCCAGCGGCGCTATCCGCTGCCGGGTGGGGTGTCCTCGAATGGACGACGTGGTTGGTGA